From one Marinobacter sp. LV10MA510-1 genomic stretch:
- a CDS encoding phosphopantetheine-binding protein produces MNREEAVKIVTSMLEKNVDGLEMSDDKLDKTLVDLGVDSLDVMLVIMDVGEAAGITINDDQAEILDTPEKIVEFISE; encoded by the coding sequence ATGAATCGCGAAGAAGCTGTAAAGATTGTTACGTCCATGCTGGAAAAAAACGTTGATGGGCTGGAAATGTCTGACGATAAGTTGGACAAAACACTTGTAGACCTTGGTGTGGATTCACTTGATGTGATGCTGGTGATTATGGATGTGGGTGAGGCCGCGGGTATTACTATTAATGATGATCAGGCAGAGATATTGGATACGCCTGAGAAGATTGTTGAGTTTATTTCTGAGTGA